A portion of the Limosilactobacillus reuteri genome contains these proteins:
- a CDS encoding phosphoglycerate kinase: MAKLTVEDLPLEGKKVLMRVDFNVPIKDGVVGDDNRIVAALPTIKYVIDHGGRAILFSHLGRIKKEEDKPGLSLRPVAERLSNLLNKPVTFVPVTEGKQLEDAIDNMKNGDVLLVQNTRYEDVKDGEYVKRESGNDPELGKYWASLGDVFVNDAFGTAHRKHASNVGIAINMPGKAAAGYLMEKEIKFLGDAVDNPERPFVAILGGAKVSDKIGVIDNLLDKADKIIIGGGMAYTFYAAKGIKVGNSLVEKDKIDVAKQILDKAGDKLVLPIDNVVADKFNNDADTKVVEGDIDDGWMALDIGPKSVEEFKNVLKDAKTVVWNGPMGVFEMPNFAKGTLEIGKFLGTLTDATTIVGGGDSTAAVKELGVADKLTHISTGGGASLTYLEGNELPGIAAISDK; this comes from the coding sequence ATGGCTAAATTAACTGTTGAAGACCTTCCTTTAGAAGGCAAGAAAGTATTAATGCGTGTTGACTTTAATGTTCCAATTAAAGACGGTGTTGTTGGTGACGACAATCGAATTGTTGCGGCTTTACCAACAATTAAATATGTTATTGACCATGGTGGTCGGGCAATCTTATTCTCACACCTTGGCCGAATTAAAAAAGAAGAAGACAAGCCTGGACTTTCACTTCGTCCAGTTGCAGAACGTCTTTCTAACTTACTAAACAAGCCAGTAACATTTGTTCCAGTTACTGAAGGTAAGCAATTAGAAGATGCTATCGATAACATGAAGAATGGTGATGTTTTACTTGTTCAAAACACCCGTTACGAAGATGTTAAGGATGGCGAATATGTAAAGCGTGAATCTGGTAATGATCCTGAATTAGGTAAGTACTGGGCTTCTCTTGGTGATGTATTTGTAAATGATGCTTTTGGTACAGCTCACCGTAAGCATGCTTCTAATGTCGGTATTGCTATTAACATGCCAGGCAAAGCAGCAGCTGGTTACTTGATGGAAAAGGAAATCAAGTTCTTAGGTGACGCAGTAGATAATCCTGAACGTCCATTTGTTGCCATCCTTGGTGGTGCAAAGGTTTCTGATAAGATTGGTGTTATTGATAACCTTCTTGACAAAGCAGACAAGATTATTATCGGTGGTGGAATGGCTTATACATTCTACGCTGCTAAGGGAATCAAAGTTGGTAACTCACTTGTTGAAAAAGACAAGATTGACGTTGCTAAGCAAATCTTAGATAAAGCTGGCGACAAGCTTGTATTGCCAATTGATAATGTAGTAGCTGATAAGTTCAACAATGATGCTGATACAAAGGTTGTTGAAGGTGATATTGACGACGGTTGGATGGCTCTTGATATCGGTCCTAAGTCTGTTGAAGAGTTCAAGAACGTATTAAAAGATGCCAAGACTGTTGTTTGGAATGGACCAATGGGTGTGTTTGAAATGCCAAACTTTGCTAAGGGTACGCTTGAAATTGGTAAATTCCTTGGTACATTAACAGATGCTACAACAATTGTTGGTGGTGGAGACTCAACT
- the clpP gene encoding ATP-dependent Clp endopeptidase proteolytic subunit ClpP has product MNLVPTVIEQSSRGERAYDIYSRLLKDRIIMLSGPIEDEMANSIVAQLLFLDAQDSTKDIYLYINSPGGVVTSGMAIYDTMNFIKADVQTIVIGMAASMASVLVSSGAKGKRFGLPHSQVLIHQPSGGAQGQQTEIEIAATEILKTRKMLNGILAKNSGQPIEKIQADTERDHYLTAQEAVDYGLLDGVMENNSKLK; this is encoded by the coding sequence ATGAATTTAGTACCTACTGTCATTGAGCAATCATCTCGTGGTGAACGTGCTTATGACATCTACTCACGGCTTCTGAAGGACCGTATTATTATGCTCTCTGGTCCAATTGAAGACGAAATGGCAAATTCAATTGTTGCGCAACTTTTATTCCTTGATGCGCAAGATTCAACTAAAGATATTTACTTATACATCAATTCACCTGGTGGGGTTGTTACCTCAGGAATGGCAATTTATGACACTATGAACTTTATTAAGGCTGATGTTCAAACTATTGTAATTGGAATGGCTGCTTCTATGGCCAGTGTATTAGTATCATCTGGTGCTAAGGGTAAGCGTTTTGGATTACCACACTCACAAGTTTTGATTCACCAACCATCTGGTGGAGCTCAAGGTCAACAGACTGAAATCGAAATTGCTGCTACTGAAATTTTGAAAACACGGAAGATGCTTAACGGTATCCTTGCTAAGAATTCTGGTCAACCTATCGAAAAGATCCAGGCTGATACTGAACGTGATCATTACTTGACAGCACAAGAAGCAGTAGATTACGGCTTACTTGATGGTGTAATGGAAAATAATTCAAAATTAAAGTAA
- the gap gene encoding type I glyceraldehyde-3-phosphate dehydrogenase: protein MTVKIGINGFGRIGRLAFRRIHELNTNDIEVVAINDLTTPSMLAYLLKYDSTHGKFPGEVTSTDTGIVVDGKEYPVYAERDARNIPWVKNDGVDFVLECTGFYTSAEKSQAHIDAGAKRVLISAPAGNIPTVVPGVNLDTLTKDDIIVSAGSCTTSCLAPMAKVLNDEFGVKVGTMTTIHAFTSTQAILDGPRGKKMRNNRTASVNTIPHSSGAAKAIGLVIPELNGKLSGHAQRVGVVDGSLTELVSILDKKVTVDQINDAMKKATNPAFGYTEDEIVSTDIIGSTYGSVFDPSQTEIMEGDDGSQLVKTVAWYDNEYGFTSNMIRTLLHFATL, encoded by the coding sequence ATGACTGTAAAAATTGGTATTAACGGTTTTGGCCGTATTGGTCGTTTAGCATTTCGTCGGATTCACGAACTTAACACAAATGATATTGAAGTTGTTGCAATCAACGATTTGACTACTCCTTCTATGTTGGCTTACTTACTTAAGTATGACTCAACTCATGGTAAGTTCCCAGGTGAAGTTACATCTACTGATACTGGTATTGTTGTTGATGGTAAGGAATACCCTGTATACGCTGAACGCGATGCTCGTAACATTCCTTGGGTAAAGAACGATGGTGTTGACTTTGTTCTTGAATGTACTGGTTTCTACACTTCTGCTGAAAAGTCACAAGCACACATTGACGCTGGTGCAAAGCGTGTATTGATTTCAGCACCTGCTGGTAACATCCCAACTGTTGTTCCTGGTGTTAACCTTGATACTTTGACTAAGGATGACATTATCGTATCAGCTGGTTCATGTACTACTAGCTGCTTGGCACCAATGGCTAAGGTTTTAAATGACGAATTTGGTGTTAAGGTTGGTACTATGACTACTATCCACGCATTTACTTCTACTCAAGCTATTCTTGATGGCCCTCGTGGTAAGAAGATGCGTAACAACCGTACTGCAAGTGTAAACACTATTCCTCACTCAAGTGGTGCTGCTAAGGCTATTGGTTTAGTTATTCCTGAATTAAACGGTAAGCTTTCAGGTCACGCACAACGTGTTGGTGTTGTTGATGGTTCATTAACTGAACTTGTTTCAATCTTAGACAAGAAGGTTACTGTTGACCAAATCAACGATGCTATGAAGAAGGCTACTAACCCAGCATTCGGTTACACTGAAGATGAAATTGTTTCAACTGATATTATCGGTTCAACATACGGTTCAGTATTCGATCCTTCCCAAACTGAAATTATGGAGGGTGACGATGGTTCACAATTAGTTAAGACTGTTGCTTGGTATGACAACGAATACGGTTTCACTAGCAACATGATCCGGACTTTACTTCACTTTGCTACTCTTTAA